Genomic window (Streptomyces yatensis):
GAGGGGCCGTGGGTCATCGGTCGGCGAATACGCCGCGGAGCATGCCGGTGGCCTGGCCGACCTCGATGAGATAGCCGTCGGGGTCGCGCAGATAGCAGCGCAGCTCGGCCTTGCGGTCGAGGGGCTCCGTGAGGAACCGCGCTCCTTTGGCCACGGCGTCGGCGTAGAAGGCGGCGATATCGGCGACGCGGACGTTCAGGAAACTGGACACGGTGTTGCCGTTCTCCGGCGGCACGAGCGTCACCTCGGGCTTGTCCGGGGTGGGCCCGCCGCCGGGGTTCATGATGATCCAGCTGTTGGCCACCCGCACGATGGCCGGGTTCTCCTCCAGTACGACCTCGCCGCCGAAGATGTCGGCGTAGAAGCGTCTCGATCTCACGACATCGCGCACGGTCAGGAAGTGGGTGAGAACGAGCCCTTGCTCGGGTGAGGGCAAATTGCCGGGAGTCGTCATGGCCGTGGCCCTTTCTTCCCGGCGGAGAGTGGAACCGAGCGCGCCGGACCGCACCGCACTCTGCTCACGCCCCGCTCGTCCCGTCCGGGTAACCGCGGGGGAGCGGGCTATGCGACGCGCTACCGGACTACGCTGCCGAAGGGCGGCTGTGT
Coding sequences:
- a CDS encoding VOC family protein codes for the protein MTTPGNLPSPEQGLVLTHFLTVRDVVRSRRFYADIFGGEVVLEENPAIVRVANSWIIMNPGGGPTPDKPEVTLVPPENGNTVSSFLNVRVADIAAFYADAVAKGARFLTEPLDRKAELRCYLRDPDGYLIEVGQATGMLRGVFADR